A portion of the Bombus terrestris chromosome 3, iyBomTerr1.2, whole genome shotgun sequence genome contains these proteins:
- the LOC100649520 gene encoding piggyBac transposable element-derived protein 4 isoform X1: protein MYVPHKNISIDESLMQCRSRLHYIQFIRTKQARFGVKFYKLCDSKSKYIHNFNIYTGKDKSDTGSASKNVVMNLLEESELLYKGYCLFIDNWYSSPTLYRKLHDMKTNVCGTARINGKQMPRELKVHQLQRGEAVVYSTRNMAVIKWKDKKDVVLLTTMHSLEFAETEKTNRYTGQKCVKPTVVIDYNQNMGGVDVDDQILSKFHTMRRCKKAYKKIFFYLIDMMLLNSYVIFKNHKKDRVFHIFKQQLAEEIIGEYLPNIKVSEPSNDSITRYTGRHFPIRIPPTPAKGSRTSKRCVACLSKCIRRETVFKCHICDVPLCIDHFKEFHEK from the coding sequence ATGTATGTGCCACATAAAAACATTTCGATTGATGAGTCATTAATGCAATGTAGAAGCCGTTTAcattatattcaatttattcgaACAAAACAAGCAAGATTTGGTGTTAAGTTTTATAAACTGTGTGATTCGAAATCAAAATACATACacaatttcaatatatatacaGGAAAAGATAAAAGTGATACCGGATCTGCTAGCAAAAATGTTGTGATGAATTTGTTGGAAGAGAGTGAGTTATTGTACAAAggatattgtttatttattgataattgGTACAGTTCACCGACATTGTATCGAAAATTACATGACATGAAAACAAATGTATGCGGAACTGCGAGAATTAATGGGAAACAAATGCCTCGAGAACTAAAAGTACACCAATTACAAAGGGGAGAAGCTGTAGTATATTCTACAAGAAATATGGCGGTGATAAAATGGAAGGATAAAAAAGATGTCGTTTTACTAACAACTATGCATAGCTTAGAATTTGCTGAAACGGAGAAAACAAACCGATATACTGGACAAAAATGTGTAAAACCAACAGTAGTAATTGATTATAATCAGAATATGGGTGGAGTTGATGTTGACGATCaaatattaagtaaatttcATACTATGCGAAGATGTAAAAAAGcctataagaaaatatttttttacctcATAGACATGATGTTACTAAACAGttacgtaatttttaaaaatcataaaaaggatcgagtttttcatatttttaaacaacAATTAGCCGAAGAAATTATTGGCGAATATTTACCAAATATAAAAGTAAGTGAACCATCTAACGATTCGATAACGCGATATACTGGCAGGCATTTTCCTATTCGGATACCTCCAACTCCAGCAAAGGGAAGCAGAACGTCAAAGCGATGCGTTGCATGCTTATCTAAATGTATTCGAAGAGAAACGGTCTTTAAATGCCATATTTGCGATGTACCATTATGTATTGACCATTTTAAAGAATTCCATgagaaataa